Proteins from a single region of Deinococcus aquaedulcis:
- a CDS encoding NAD(P)/FAD-dependent oxidoreductase, with translation MHDWLVVGAGLAGLAFARDAGQAGGPLTVLDKSRGVSGRAATRRVALPDGTTARLDHGARFFTARHPRTVALAEGGVREGWNAVWTRGVATLDGRGLHLAQDAHPRYAPPEGMSTLGRVLARGLDIQTGVQVTSLARRGDHWQVHAQDGQTWATRRLVLNLPAPQLLPLLDPLMLGETLRDSASEGAIQAASRVGYAPSWAVGAVLTGAPQWPHPATRLTGGPLEWVALEHTKRPHGHPPALTLQANADWTRAHLDAPPEEVCARLLAAAEEALGEALPTRAAFAHRWRFATPTQLAPAPCHWDAALGLGWCGDWFTPDAHGPRAEAALLSGWALARQVAEGL, from the coding sequence ATGCACGACTGGCTGGTGGTGGGCGCCGGGCTGGCCGGGCTGGCCTTCGCGCGGGACGCCGGACAGGCCGGGGGGCCGCTCACCGTGCTGGACAAGAGCCGGGGGGTTTCGGGCCGGGCGGCCACCCGGCGGGTTGCCCTGCCAGACGGGACCACCGCGCGGCTGGACCACGGCGCGCGCTTTTTCACGGCCCGGCACCCGCGCACCGTGGCCCTGGCCGAAGGCGGCGTGCGCGAGGGCTGGAACGCGGTGTGGACCCGGGGGGTGGCCACCCTTGACGGGCGCGGGCTGCACTTGGCCCAGGATGCCCATCCCCGCTACGCCCCCCCGGAGGGCATGAGCACCCTGGGGCGCGTGCTGGCCCGGGGGCTGGACATTCAGACTGGCGTGCAGGTCACCAGCCTCGCGCGGCGCGGCGACCACTGGCAGGTGCATGCCCAGGACGGGCAGACCTGGGCCACCCGGCGGCTGGTGCTGAACCTGCCGGCCCCACAACTGCTGCCCCTGCTGGACCCGCTGATGCTGGGCGAGACCCTGCGTGACTCGGCCAGTGAAGGTGCCATCCAGGCCGCCAGCCGCGTGGGCTACGCGCCGTCCTGGGCGGTGGGCGCGGTGTTAACCGGTGCCCCCCAGTGGCCCCACCCCGCCACCCGCCTGACGGGCGGGCCGCTGGAGTGGGTGGCCCTGGAGCACACCAAGCGTCCGCACGGCCACCCCCCAGCCCTGACTCTGCAGGCGAACGCCGACTGGACGCGTGCCCATCTGGACGCCCCGCCCGAAGAAGTCTGCGCCCGGCTGCTGGCCGCTGCCGAGGAGGCCCTGGGCGAAGCCCTGCCCACGCGTGCGGCCTTTGCCCACCGCTGGCGCTTTGCCACCCCCACCCAACTCGCCCCCGCTCCCTGCCACTGGGACGCGGCCCTGGGCCTGGGCTGGTGCGGCGACTGGTTCACCCCGGATGCCCACGGCCCGCGCGCAGAAGCGGCGCTGCTGAGCGGCTGGGCCCTGGCGCGGCAGGTGGCGGAGGGGCTCTGA
- a CDS encoding single-stranded-DNA-specific exonuclease RecJ yields the protein MRTWGVAPPLAQALAGRGLSPALLAPPLTLTPNPALREAAVRIAAAIRAGQRIRIHGDYDADGVSATAVLVLGLRELGAEVHGFIPHRLNEGYGLHPDKVEEHAAACDLLVTVDCGVTNHAEVRALLDRGTEVIVTDHHAPGEQFPEALVVHPHLTHGYDGGLHNLTGAGVAYHLLWAVREALGLGEPRHLSPLATLGTIADVAPLIGENRALVQAGLAELARTELPGLRALLETGRVARPGARDVAFVLAPRINAAGRLGEADIALELLTTSSAHDARRLAEYLEIRNLERRKLQDEMFAQSLTLVDPSDPALVVTHPDWHAGVMGIVASKLLDTYHKPVYIVAQGKGSVRSTPGISAVGGLKFSGDLLRRYGGHPGAAGFAMDETHFAAFRDRVHDYVRQFPAPVPRVRLDAALPALGATQDLLDQTAAFEPFGEGHPLPLWHLRDTLTETRLVGKRGDSLQFKVAGLRGVKFGETDAAGGERDLAAHLTGSEWRGQRRVEVQGQALRLPGPVALDGPPPAFPLPRLDPRVALAHLRSGAAAYAVGAVADYLRDNMPGLTLVRPGQGHPGGELILYTLPAEDDLRRWILGGRVAFAFGPKTLADLEGALTRQHLLAPPTNPLRELVPGAAAPQLEAAADAYRRWQWAHHWRVLDDGGWAASVLAMLGLAQGEPQPELALG from the coding sequence ATGCGCACCTGGGGCGTGGCCCCCCCGCTGGCCCAGGCACTGGCAGGCCGTGGTTTAAGCCCGGCGTTGCTGGCCCCGCCCCTGACCCTGACTCCCAATCCGGCTCTGCGCGAAGCAGCGGTGCGGATCGCGGCGGCCATCCGGGCGGGCCAGCGCATCCGCATTCACGGCGACTACGATGCCGACGGCGTGAGCGCCACCGCCGTGCTGGTCCTGGGCCTGCGTGAACTGGGCGCCGAGGTGCATGGGTTCATCCCGCACCGCCTGAACGAGGGCTACGGCCTGCACCCGGACAAGGTGGAGGAGCACGCCGCCGCCTGCGACCTGCTGGTGACGGTGGACTGTGGCGTGACCAACCACGCCGAGGTGCGCGCCCTGCTGGACCGGGGCACCGAGGTGATCGTGACCGACCACCACGCCCCCGGCGAGCAGTTTCCTGAGGCCCTGGTGGTTCACCCTCACCTCACCCACGGCTACGACGGCGGGCTGCACAACCTGACAGGCGCCGGCGTGGCCTACCACCTGCTCTGGGCGGTGCGCGAGGCCCTGGGCCTGGGCGAGCCCCGGCATCTCAGCCCGCTGGCCACCCTGGGCACCATTGCCGACGTGGCCCCCCTGATCGGCGAGAACCGCGCGCTGGTGCAAGCGGGCCTGGCCGAACTGGCGCGCACCGAACTGCCAGGGCTGCGGGCGCTGCTCGAGACGGGGCGCGTGGCCCGCCCCGGTGCGCGCGACGTGGCTTTTGTGCTGGCCCCCCGCATCAACGCGGCCGGCCGGCTGGGCGAAGCTGATATTGCCCTGGAACTGCTCACGACCAGCAGCGCCCACGACGCCCGGCGTCTGGCGGAATACCTGGAAATCCGCAACCTGGAGCGGCGCAAGCTGCAAGACGAGATGTTCGCCCAGTCCCTGACACTGGTGGATCCCAGCGACCCAGCCCTGGTGGTCACGCACCCCGACTGGCACGCGGGCGTGATGGGTATCGTGGCCAGCAAGCTGCTGGACACCTACCACAAGCCGGTGTACATCGTGGCGCAGGGCAAGGGCTCGGTACGCAGCACGCCGGGCATCAGCGCGGTGGGGGGCCTGAAATTCAGCGGCGACCTGCTGCGGCGCTACGGGGGCCACCCGGGAGCGGCGGGTTTTGCGATGGACGAGACGCACTTTGCGGCCTTCCGGGACCGGGTGCACGACTACGTGCGCCAGTTCCCCGCCCCCGTGCCGCGCGTGCGGCTGGACGCCGCGCTGCCGGCGCTGGGGGCGACCCAGGATCTGCTGGACCAGACGGCTGCGTTCGAGCCGTTTGGTGAGGGGCACCCGCTGCCCTTGTGGCACCTGCGCGACACCCTGACCGAGACGCGGCTGGTGGGCAAGCGCGGCGACAGCCTGCAGTTCAAGGTGGCGGGTCTGCGCGGCGTGAAGTTTGGCGAGACGGACGCTGCTGGCGGCGAGCGGGACCTTGCCGCCCACCTAACCGGCAGCGAGTGGCGCGGGCAGCGGCGGGTGGAAGTTCAGGGGCAGGCGCTGCGCCTGCCCGGCCCAGTGGCGCTGGACGGCCCGCCCCCCGCTTTTCCCCTGCCCCGGCTGGACCCGCGTGTGGCCCTGGCCCACCTGCGCTCCGGCGCTGCCGCCTACGCGGTGGGGGCCGTGGCCGACTATCTGCGCGACAACATGCCAGGCCTGACCCTGGTGCGGCCCGGCCAGGGCCATCCCGGCGGCGAACTGATCCTGTACACCCTGCCCGCCGAGGACGACCTGCGCCGCTGGATTCTGGGCGGTCGCGTGGCCTTCGCCTTTGGGCCCAAGACCCTGGCGGACCTGGAAGGCGCCCTGACCCGGCAGCACCTGCTGGCGCCCCCCACCAACCCCCTGCGCGAACTGGTCCCCGGCGCGGCGGCGCCGCAGTTAGAGGCCGCCGCCGATGCCTACCGCCGCTGGCAGTGGGCCCACCACTGGCGCGTGCTGGACGATGGGGGATGGGCCGCCAGCGTGCTGGCCATGCTGGGGCTGGCACAGGGAGAGCCGCAGCCAGAACTGGCGCTGGGGTGA
- a CDS encoding S-layer homology domain-containing protein: MHKSLILASTLALSLGAASAQTAPATSAPAQVTLSDVPAGHWAKDAVDRIVQCGLIQGFPDGTFRGNENLTRYQAALIFYRALQAGALANCGFNAGDMTAIANGMQEVSTELAAIATRVTDLERLSAEQQARIDALEARINGLGTGTGAASADVAALQARIDALEAAIRNIPAGPAGPAGPAGPQGPAGPQGPAGPAGPAGTSASGTVTTTPTTPPTTVVIGEPTPTEVAPSRGLYAGIAFGAKSAGAGSECLSLGSGANRTRVNYCYTGTAMVGSSNVIGPIGARAAVEYTPAFNAISADVNATYEINTGAGLTPYVGAGLGLTSGYVRGSETASATDVYANVLLGADYRVTDSISVFVEGNGRYYFSNKGAATGLPSTSTNGGFNGGVKAGLKFYF, encoded by the coding sequence ATGCACAAATCGTTGATCCTCGCGTCCACCCTGGCCCTGAGCCTCGGCGCTGCCAGCGCCCAGACCGCCCCCGCTACCTCTGCGCCCGCCCAGGTCACCCTGAGCGACGTGCCTGCCGGTCACTGGGCCAAGGACGCCGTGGACCGCATTGTGCAGTGCGGTCTGATTCAGGGTTTCCCCGATGGCACCTTCCGTGGCAATGAGAACCTTACGCGCTACCAGGCCGCGCTGATCTTCTACCGCGCCCTGCAGGCCGGCGCCCTGGCCAACTGCGGCTTTAACGCGGGCGACATGACCGCCATCGCCAACGGCATGCAGGAAGTCAGCACGGAGCTGGCTGCTATCGCCACCCGCGTCACCGACCTGGAGCGCCTGAGCGCCGAGCAGCAGGCCCGCATTGACGCGCTGGAAGCCCGCATCAACGGCCTGGGCACCGGCACGGGCGCCGCCTCGGCCGATGTGGCCGCGCTGCAGGCCCGCATTGACGCGCTGGAAGCCGCCATCCGCAACATTCCTGCCGGCCCCGCCGGCCCGGCGGGCCCCGCTGGTCCTCAAGGCCCGGCCGGTCCCCAGGGTCCTGCCGGCCCGGCGGGCCCCGCCGGCACTAGCGCCAGCGGCACGGTGACCACCACCCCCACCACGCCCCCCACCACCGTGGTGATCGGCGAGCCCACCCCCACCGAAGTGGCTCCTAGCCGTGGCCTGTACGCCGGGATCGCCTTCGGCGCCAAGTCGGCCGGCGCCGGCTCCGAGTGCCTGTCGCTGGGCAGCGGTGCCAACCGCACCCGCGTGAACTACTGCTATACCGGCACGGCGATGGTGGGCTCCAGCAACGTGATTGGCCCCATCGGCGCCCGCGCCGCTGTGGAATACACCCCGGCCTTCAACGCCATCAGCGCCGATGTGAATGCCACCTACGAGATCAACACGGGCGCTGGCCTGACCCCTTACGTGGGCGCCGGTCTGGGTCTGACCAGCGGTTACGTGCGTGGCTCGGAAACGGCGAGCGCCACCGACGTCTACGCCAACGTGTTGCTGGGCGCCGACTACCGCGTGACCGACAGCATCTCGGTGTTCGTGGAAGGCAATGGCCGCTACTACTTCAGCAACAAGGGCGCGGCCACGGGCCTGCCCAGCACCTCCACCAACGGTGGCTTCAACGGCGGCGTCAAGGCCGGCCTGAAGTTCTACTTCTAA
- a CDS encoding phosphorylase family protein: protein MSQIHVRGVPGDVAPFVLLPGDPNRARHIAQTYLEGVREYTSHRQLLGFTGTYQGVPVSVQTTGMGCPSAAIVAEELARLGARTLIRVGTLGGATPSVAPGDLVIATAAVPNDGTTRQLLGGAPYAPAASFEVNEAAVQAARAQGAPHHVGLIMTEDAFYASTPEHARLWAGRGVLGFEMEASAIFLVAAQRGLRAACLTACSNDIGDPQLVPDDVLAAGVDRMVRVALEAIVTLAARESQG, encoded by the coding sequence ATGAGTCAGATTCACGTGCGAGGCGTGCCCGGCGACGTGGCCCCGTTTGTTCTACTGCCCGGTGACCCGAACCGGGCGCGTCACATTGCCCAGACCTATCTGGAGGGCGTACGGGAGTACACCTCTCACCGCCAGCTGCTGGGCTTTACCGGCACTTACCAGGGCGTGCCGGTCAGCGTGCAGACCACCGGGATGGGCTGTCCCAGCGCCGCCATCGTGGCCGAGGAACTGGCGCGCCTGGGCGCCCGCACCCTGATCCGGGTGGGCACCCTGGGCGGCGCCACCCCCAGCGTGGCCCCCGGCGACCTGGTGATCGCCACGGCCGCCGTGCCCAACGACGGCACCACCCGTCAGCTGCTGGGGGGCGCCCCTTACGCCCCGGCCGCCAGCTTTGAGGTCAATGAGGCGGCGGTGCAGGCCGCCCGCGCGCAGGGGGCCCCGCACCACGTGGGCCTGATCATGACCGAGGACGCGTTCTACGCCAGCACGCCAGAACACGCGCGGCTGTGGGCGGGGCGAGGCGTGCTGGGCTTTGAGATGGAAGCCAGCGCCATCTTCCTGGTGGCCGCCCAGCGCGGCCTGCGCGCGGCGTGCCTGACCGCCTGCAGCAACGACATTGGCGACCCCCAGCTGGTGCCCGACGACGTGCTGGCCGCCGGGGTGGACCGGATGGTGCGCGTGGCCCTGGAAGCGATTGTGACCCTGGCCGCCCGCGAGTCGCAAGGCTGA